Within Candidatus Neomarinimicrobiota bacterium, the genomic segment GCTTCTCTGGGTAATTACACTTATATCAAAACGCGCCTGGATCATGATATTAAATGTATCGCCATGCCCATCAATGCCCGTGGTAACCTGGAAAACTATGATGACATCATCGTCCCATTCAACTCACCCATTCATACGCTCTCAGATTTGCGTGGACGTACATTTGCTTTTGCCTCTCGACAATCATTTAGCTCTTGGATGGCGATCTGGATGCTGCATGAGGCTGGAGTGAATCTCAGTGATTTATCCGAATATAAACACCTCAGCTACCATGATCTCGTTGCTGAAAAGGTCTTACGGGGAGATTTTGATGCGGGAATGGTGAAATCCGTTGTTGCCCATCAATATGAAGCCAGGGGCCTTCGGATCCTCGCCAGGTCTCCAGCCATTCCCAGTGTGCCGCTGGTAGCAGGTGCTCATGTTGATTCAAGCAAACTACAGGTAGTTCAAACAGCCCTCCTCAATCTAAAATCCATCATTGAAACAGGGGCAATAACCACTGATGACTGGGATTCAGAGGTTGTCCATGGCTTCAAAACAGGCCATGATTCTCTTTTTAATTTTCCTCGCAGTATCTTGACCCAACTGGAGTTGATCCACTGATGCAAATTCGATCGAGTATTCATGATCGATTGGTGATCAGGATTGGGTTTAGTCTAGCTGTTCTACTTTTGGGACTATTTTTTGTGATCATCACTGCTCAAAAGGAAGCCATCATCGGCAAACACCGTATTGTGGCTACTACAATGATTCAAACGGCCATCATTCCCATCAACGATGCGCTTTACCTATCCGCATCAAACAGTGCCGATTATCTCCAATCATTTATTAATAATTTCACCAGAAAATACCGGGATCAGATCAAATATGCCATCATCCTGGATCAATCAGGAACAGTCCTGGCTCATTCTGATGTAAGTCAGGATCAACAGATTTACACTGATATTTATAGTTTAGCCGCACTGGAAGCCATCGATCCAGTATTTCATATCTATGAGGATGCACAATACGGATGGGTCCTGGAAGTTTCGGCGCCGCTGGGACTGGTCAGTTTGTCCCATGGTGCTGTGCGCATGGGGCTGGATGCTCAACCGATGATTCGGGAATTACGGACCACCGCGTTGTTGATCATGCTCCTTTTTGCAGGCATACTAATTTTGGTTATAGTCATTGTTCTCCAGATTACCCACAGCGTTACCCGGAAATTGCGACATACCGTTCATGCCATTGATACCTTTGACTTTCAGACAGCAGAACCTCTGCCGCTGTTGGAGAGTGATGATGAAATTGGTTTGCTAAATGATCGATTCTCAAACTTGCAAAAACGTCTGATCGCGGCACGTTCAACCATGGAAAAGACCAACAAGAGTTTGATTCAGACAGAAAAGCTGGCTGCCATGGGACGGATGGCCGCAGGTGTTGCCCATGAGATCAATAATCCGCTATTAGGTCTTAAGAATTGTCTGCATTTGCTAAAGATAGATCCTGAAAATAGTGAAGATCATATGAGGCTTCTCAAAGAGGGCCTGGATAGGATCGAAGTAATTGTTTCAAGATTGCTGGAAGGAGCCCGTAAAAAAACCGGTACTATACGGGAATTTGATGTGAATCTAAGTGTCCGGGATGTTCTCAATTTACTGGCACACCGCCTTTCAAAGGAAAAGGTGATCACTCAGGTTCAGCTTAGCGATAATTTGCCTGTTCTGTCCAATAATAAATCAGGCTTTGAAGAAGCTTTGCTAAATATAGGCATGAATGCTATGGATGCCATTGGTGGCATCGGCACAATCAGGATCACAACCGATGAACAGGATGGAAATATTTCAATCGTTGTAGAAGACTCAGGGATTGGAATTCCAGATGAGATTCAGTCCACCATGTTCGAGCCATTTGTTACAACGAAGGAAGTGGGGAAGGGCACGGGTCTTGGTCTCTATGTCACCCGCGAAATTATTGAGTCCATGGGGGGTAGGATTAGCTATTCTAGCAGTAATTTAGGTGGTGCTCAATTTCGAATTGATTTACCCGTCGACATGCACAAGCCATAGAAAGCCAAACAATGTTAAAAATATTACTCATTGAAGATGAACGTATCAATCGAATCACACTGCAGAAGTTGCTCGAACATGCTGGCTATTACGTGGTCGCGGTGGATACTGGCAGCAAGGGCATGGACGCAGTCAATGAGGAGACCTGGGATGTTGTACTCACGGATCTACGCCTTCCTGGAGCAAATGGCCTGGAGATTCTGGATGAGGTCAAACGTATCTCACCTGCTACCCAGGTTCTGATCATGACTGCCTTTGCAACAGTTGAAAACGCCTTAAGTGCCCTGAAAAAAGGTGCTTTTGATTATTTAACCAAACCATTTGATCCTGATGAACTTTTCCACCACCTCGAACGCATCAAGGGCATCAAAGATCTGAATGCTGAGAATGAAGCCCTGAAAGCATCCCTGGCTGAGCTAAAGGTTGCATCCGGTCTGATCGGTCGATCACCTGTTATGGAAGAACTCATCGATAAGGTGAAAATGGTGGCCGATAGTGAGCATACTGTTTTGATTGAAGGTGCCAGCGGAACTGGTAAAGAAATGATCGCAAATGCTGTTCAATCCCTGAGTCAGCGCAAAGGCAAACCATTTATTAAAATTAATTGTTCTGCCTTGAGCGAAAGCCTTTTTGAAACTGAAATGTTCGGTCACGAAAAAGGAGCCTTCACAGGTGCTGTCAAACGGTCCCTGGGGCGCTTTGAACGAGCCGGGAGTGGTACCATCTTCCTGGACGATATAGATGACCTTAGCTTGCGGTTACAGACCAAACTGTTGCGGGTGATCCAGGAAGGCGAAATCGAACGAGTAGGCGGGGCTGCGATCATCAAAGTTGATGTCCGTTTGATCGCTGCCACAAAAGTAGATCTTAAGTCTCTTGTAAATAAAGGCAAATTCAGAGAAGATCTCTATTACCGCCTCAATGTGATCAAGCTCCATGTTCCGAACTTGAATCAACGTCAGTCTGATATCCCGCTGTTATCAAGACATTTTTTGAGTAAGGCCAGCCCGGAAAAACAGCTTTCACCTGATTTGTTGACCTATTTAGTTAATCTGGATTGGCCGGGCAATGTCCGTGAGCTGGAACACCTGATCCTTCAGATGTCAATATTTTCGCACGAAACGGTTCTGGATCTCGCCGATCTCCCAGAAGCCTATCGAGTGGGAGATGTTCAAACAGTGAATTCTGAGACAGCAGATGCTTCCCTAACAAAGCGTGTGTCAGTATTTGAGGCAGATATTCTCTCCAGAACCATGGAATCATTCGGCAATAATCAACAGAAAGTTGCGGAAGCACTGGGCATACCCCGCACAACCCTCCGCAGCAAACTCATGAAGCATGGCCTCCTGGATGTAAACTAGCTCATATTATATCTCTGCCTTTAAATTCCTCCACTTTCATAGGGGAGGTGCCCGAAGGGCGGAGGGGTGCTTTCCAAAACCACCCCACAAGAATCACTAACTGAAGCACCAGGAAAGTTGCCCTTTCAAAGCAACCAGCATTATTCGATATTATCATAGACAAAACCCTCTTGTCTCACAACTCACTCCACACTTTTAAAAGGAGAGCAATATATGCTCAAAAGCAGAATAGAATATAACGCCCGAAAATTGCGCAATAATATGACACCAGCAGAAGTGATCCTGTGGAAAATGCTAAAGGGGAAGCAGTTAGATAACAGAAAATTTAGACGACAACAAATTATTGGGTACTACATCATTGATTTTTACTGCCCATCAGAACACTTGGCAATTGAATTAGATGGTCCAATCCACAATACTACTAAAGCAAAACAGTCAGATATGAAACGTGATGCCTATTTAATAGAACATGGGATAAAAGTACTGCGATTCAAAAATGGTATGGTACTGAAAGACCCAGACACCCTCCTAAACAAAATCCGCAACTCATTCGACTGGAAAACAAAAGCCCAGTAAAAAAATGTCATAAAAAAATATTCCTCCCCTCTCAGGGGAGGTGCCCAAAGGGCGGAGGGGTTCCCATGCACCCCAATTGACCTTAATTTATAACGTAATACAATTTTATGTTCAAGGAAAAACCCACCCCGTCTTGCAACGCAATCCAACCCTCCTCTAGGAGGGGAATAAAAACAACAGAAGTTTTTTGCTTAATCTCTGCAATGACGACATATCGTCTAGCTTGACGAAATATAGTCTAAAATCTTAAAATCTAATCAAACACTAACAATTGATGATTATATGTAAGTCCCGTATAAATAGGGATGTATAAACAGTATTAATTTGTGGCACAAGTTTTGGAATAGCTTGGTGATTACGAATTATTACAAAATCAGATTAAAGGAAATATATCATGGCAAAAATTGAATTAGGGAAAATCATTCCACGCTGGGAATGGCGAACATTTGGGGAAGATTTTGGGGATGCTGAGGATAAGATTAAAGCACACGAATGCACCCGGGAAGTGGAAAGTAGTGAAGTCTACATCCTCTCAAAAAAAAGCGGAGAAAATATTAAGGTTCGTGACACTCTCATGGATATCAAGGTTTTACGCGAAGTAAATGGTGACTCCTTGGAACAATGGTTCCCCATCATGAAAGCCACTTTCCCAATGGGCCTGGATGAGATGACTGAAGTCTTCAAGGCAGCGGGAGTCGGAGTAGACCTCAGCAATGCTGAAGAACTCGACTTCAATGGATTTATTGCAAAATATGTTGATTCTAATCCCGATCTCAAGTCTGTTGGTGTTTTCAAGAAACGCTATGGCTATATGATCGATGGCGCCACCGTTGAAATTGCTGATTTGACCATTGATGGGAAAACCATCCGGACGACAGCAGTTGAAGATGCTGATCCGGAACTGGTTATCTCTCTTGTGAAAAAATTGGGATTAATCGAATTTGAGAATATCAGCTATATCAAAGCCATGCGTCGCATGGTGGGATTCGAGGAATAGATCATGGCCCAGGAGATCGAACGCAAATTCTTGGTTACCGCTACAACATATCGTGAGTTGGCAGGAGGTATTCATTATCGTCAGGGTTATCTCAACAGTCAGAAAGAACGGGTTGTCCGCATCAGAACGATAGATGATAGTGCTTTCATTACGGTTAAGGGCATCACAAAGGGCGCTACCCGCCTGGAATATGAATATGAAATCTCTGTTTCAGATGCCAATGAGATGCTAAATCAGCTCTGTGAACAACCCATTATTGAAAAACATCGCTATAAAGTTGCCTTGGGTAACCATGTCTGGGAAATTGATGAATTCCACGGTGAAAATGAAGGCCTCACAGTCGCTGAGGTTGAACTGGAATCTGAAGACCAGGAATATCCCAAACCAGACTGGATCGGGGAAGAGGTTACTGGTGATCCAC encodes:
- a CDS encoding PhnD/SsuA/transferrin family substrate-binding protein, whose protein sequence is MNVRIKAFGLVFIFISISLIGYMLAMDIETPRPILKHDNLEGREVVYFGVISRYTPRSIIEGYQPLMDYLTDKTPYHFKLRLSRNYLETVRQLTDGDIDFASLGNYTYIKTRLDHDIKCIAMPINARGNLENYDDIIVPFNSPIHTLSDLRGRTFAFASRQSFSSWMAIWMLHEAGVNLSDLSEYKHLSYHDLVAEKVLRGDFDAGMVKSVVAHQYEARGLRILARSPAIPSVPLVAGAHVDSSKLQVVQTALLNLKSIIETGAITTDDWDSEVVHGFKTGHDSLFNFPRSILTQLELIH
- a CDS encoding ATP-binding protein, which encodes MQIRSSIHDRLVIRIGFSLAVLLLGLFFVIITAQKEAIIGKHRIVATTMIQTAIIPINDALYLSASNSADYLQSFINNFTRKYRDQIKYAIILDQSGTVLAHSDVSQDQQIYTDIYSLAALEAIDPVFHIYEDAQYGWVLEVSAPLGLVSLSHGAVRMGLDAQPMIRELRTTALLIMLLFAGILILVIVIVLQITHSVTRKLRHTVHAIDTFDFQTAEPLPLLESDDEIGLLNDRFSNLQKRLIAARSTMEKTNKSLIQTEKLAAMGRMAAGVAHEINNPLLGLKNCLHLLKIDPENSEDHMRLLKEGLDRIEVIVSRLLEGARKKTGTIREFDVNLSVRDVLNLLAHRLSKEKVITQVQLSDNLPVLSNNKSGFEEALLNIGMNAMDAIGGIGTIRITTDEQDGNISIVVEDSGIGIPDEIQSTMFEPFVTTKEVGKGTGLGLYVTREIIESMGGRISYSSSNLGGAQFRIDLPVDMHKP
- a CDS encoding sigma-54 dependent transcriptional regulator, with product MLKILLIEDERINRITLQKLLEHAGYYVVAVDTGSKGMDAVNEETWDVVLTDLRLPGANGLEILDEVKRISPATQVLIMTAFATVENALSALKKGAFDYLTKPFDPDELFHHLERIKGIKDLNAENEALKASLAELKVASGLIGRSPVMEELIDKVKMVADSEHTVLIEGASGTGKEMIANAVQSLSQRKGKPFIKINCSALSESLFETEMFGHEKGAFTGAVKRSLGRFERAGSGTIFLDDIDDLSLRLQTKLLRVIQEGEIERVGGAAIIKVDVRLIAATKVDLKSLVNKGKFREDLYYRLNVIKLHVPNLNQRQSDIPLLSRHFLSKASPEKQLSPDLLTYLVNLDWPGNVRELEHLILQMSIFSHETVLDLADLPEAYRVGDVQTVNSETADASLTKRVSVFEADILSRTMESFGNNQQKVAEALGIPRTTLRSKLMKHGLLDVN
- a CDS encoding DUF559 domain-containing protein, translating into MLKSRIEYNARKLRNNMTPAEVILWKMLKGKQLDNRKFRRQQIIGYYIIDFYCPSEHLAIELDGPIHNTTKAKQSDMKRDAYLIEHGIKVLRFKNGMVLKDPDTLLNKIRNSFDWKTKAQ
- a CDS encoding CYTH domain-containing protein, with translation MAQEIERKFLVTATTYRELAGGIHYRQGYLNSQKERVVRIRTIDDSAFITVKGITKGATRLEYEYEISVSDANEMLNQLCEQPIIEKHRYKVALGNHVWEIDEFHGENEGLTVAEVELESEDQEYPKPDWIGEEVTGDPRYYNSNLIANPYKNW